The following are encoded in a window of Molothrus aeneus isolate 106 chromosome W, BPBGC_Maene_1.0, whole genome shotgun sequence genomic DNA:
- the LOC136568522 gene encoding zinc finger SWIM domain-containing protein 6-like isoform X1, which produces MNLYFVLFQQVMRMTLSTLNWRRREMVRWLVTCATEIGVYALDSIMQNWFTLFTPTEATSIVATTVMSNSTIVRLHLDCHQQEKLASSARTLALQCAMKDPQNCALSALTLCEKDHIAFETAYQIVLDAATTSMSYSQLFTIARYMEHRGYPMRAYKLATLAITHLNLSYNQDTHPAINDVLWACALSHSLGKNELAAVIPLVVKSVKCATVLSDILRRCTLTTPGMVGLHGRRNSGKLMSLDKAPLRQLLDATIGAYINTTHSRLTHISPRHYSEFIEFLSKARETFLMAHDGHIQFTQFIDNLKQIYKGKKKLMMLVRERFG; this is translated from the exons ATGAATTTGTACTTTGTATTGTTTCAACAGGTGATGCGGATGACACTGTCAACATTGAATTGGAGACGACGGGAAATGGTGAGGTGGTTAGTAACATGTGCAACAGAAATAG GTGTTTATGCACTGGACAGTATAATGCAAAACTGGTTTACACTTTTCACTCCAACAGAAGCCACTAGTATTGTTGCTACAACAGTGATGTCCAACAGCACCATTGTCCGTCTGCATCTGGACTGTCATCAGCAGGAGAAGCTGGCCAGCAGTGCTAGAACACTTGCTCTACAGTGTGCCATGAAGGATCCTCAAAACTGTGCCCTCTCTGCACTGACTCTCTGTGAAAAGGATCACATAGCTTTTGAGACTGCTTACCAAATCGTTCTAGATGCTGCTACAACCAGCATGAGCTACTCACAGCTTTTTACTATAGCACGATACATGGAGCACCGTGGTTACCCTATGCGGGCCTATAAGCTGGCCACTTTGGCCATAACGCATCTCAACTTGAGTTACAATCAGGACACACACCCTGCCATTAACGATGTTCTCTGGGCATGTGCACTCAGCCATTCTCTTGGGAAAAATGAGCTAGCAGCTGTAATACCTCTGGTGGTCAAAAGTGTCAAGTGTGCAACAGTACTGTCAGATATTTTGCGCAGGTGTACTTTAACCACTCCTGGCATGGTGGGACTCCATGGAAGGAGGAATTCTGGTAAGCTCATGTCACTGGACAAAGCCCCTTTAAGACAACTCTTGGATGCCACGATTGGAGCTTACATTAATACAACTCATTCACGTCTCACTCACATCAGCCCACGACACTATAGTGAGTTTATAGAGTTCCTCAGCAAGGCCCGAGAGACCTTCTTAATGGCTCATGATGGACACATACAGTTTACACAGTTTATTGATAACCTAAAACAAATCTATAAAGGCAAAAAGAAACTGATGATGTTGGTTCGCGAGCGGTTTGGTTGA
- the LOC136568522 gene encoding zinc finger SWIM domain-containing protein 6-like isoform X2: protein MRMTLSTLNWRRREMVRWLVTCATEIGVYALDSIMQNWFTLFTPTEATSIVATTVMSNSTIVRLHLDCHQQEKLASSARTLALQCAMKDPQNCALSALTLCEKDHIAFETAYQIVLDAATTSMSYSQLFTIARYMEHRGYPMRAYKLATLAITHLNLSYNQDTHPAINDVLWACALSHSLGKNELAAVIPLVVKSVKCATVLSDILRRCTLTTPGMVGLHGRRNSGKLMSLDKAPLRQLLDATIGAYINTTHSRLTHISPRHYSEFIEFLSKARETFLMAHDGHIQFTQFIDNLKQIYKGKKKLMMLVRERFG, encoded by the exons ATGCGGATGACACTGTCAACATTGAATTGGAGACGACGGGAAATGGTGAGGTGGTTAGTAACATGTGCAACAGAAATAG GTGTTTATGCACTGGACAGTATAATGCAAAACTGGTTTACACTTTTCACTCCAACAGAAGCCACTAGTATTGTTGCTACAACAGTGATGTCCAACAGCACCATTGTCCGTCTGCATCTGGACTGTCATCAGCAGGAGAAGCTGGCCAGCAGTGCTAGAACACTTGCTCTACAGTGTGCCATGAAGGATCCTCAAAACTGTGCCCTCTCTGCACTGACTCTCTGTGAAAAGGATCACATAGCTTTTGAGACTGCTTACCAAATCGTTCTAGATGCTGCTACAACCAGCATGAGCTACTCACAGCTTTTTACTATAGCACGATACATGGAGCACCGTGGTTACCCTATGCGGGCCTATAAGCTGGCCACTTTGGCCATAACGCATCTCAACTTGAGTTACAATCAGGACACACACCCTGCCATTAACGATGTTCTCTGGGCATGTGCACTCAGCCATTCTCTTGGGAAAAATGAGCTAGCAGCTGTAATACCTCTGGTGGTCAAAAGTGTCAAGTGTGCAACAGTACTGTCAGATATTTTGCGCAGGTGTACTTTAACCACTCCTGGCATGGTGGGACTCCATGGAAGGAGGAATTCTGGTAAGCTCATGTCACTGGACAAAGCCCCTTTAAGACAACTCTTGGATGCCACGATTGGAGCTTACATTAATACAACTCATTCACGTCTCACTCACATCAGCCCACGACACTATAGTGAGTTTATAGAGTTCCTCAGCAAGGCCCGAGAGACCTTCTTAATGGCTCATGATGGACACATACAGTTTACACAGTTTATTGATAACCTAAAACAAATCTATAAAGGCAAAAAGAAACTGATGATGTTGGTTCGCGAGCGGTTTGGTTGA